In the Halorussus salinus genome, TCGTCCTCCCGTCGCCAGCAGAACGTCTGGCCGCTCTCGACGGTCGCCTGTACGTCTACGCCGCCCGATAGCTTCTCGACCGGTATCGAACCCGACTCCATCGCGGGACCCCAAGCGCCGGACACGGGCAAACCTTTCGCTTTAGGGCCAAAGTTGATACTGTTGGCGCTACTACTTCTATGCGTCATGAACTGCAGAGTTGTCGTGGAAGCCGCGGTTCCGGTCTACGACGTGGAGACGCCGGACGAAGCAGTTCGGATCGCCATCTCGAAGACCGGCGAGTTGCTCAACCCCGACCTCAACTACGTCGAGATCAACATGGGCGAGCGGTCCTGCCCCCACTGCGGGGAGGAACTCGAACCGGCGTTCATCGCGGCCGACGAGAGTTTGGTCGCGCTCGAACTGGAGATGACTGTGTTCAACGTCGAGCGCGAGGAACACGCCTCGCGCATCGCCCGGAAGGAGATCGGCCAGCGTCTCGAAAACATCCCGCTGACCGTCCTCGAAGTCGAAGTCATCGAGGAGGACGACGACGAGGAATCCGAGGCCGAGACCGACGACGGCGACGACGAGTCCGAGGTCGAGACGAGCGACCGCGACGAAGACGACGAGGTCCTGCCGGAGTTCGAGGACCTCATCGAGTAACGTTCGACGCCGTTCGTCTCCGGTCGCGGGGCGCGACCGGCGGGTCCGACTCGGGTCTCCTCGCGGTAACGACTGCTCTGTCTTCTCACGATTCGGGAGTGGTGACCTGACTGCTCTCGGTTTTCGGGAATCGAATCCGTCCAGTTAGGGTCGGAGAAACGTCGTTCGAAGGAGGGAACTGCCGTTCGTAGGAAGACACTACCGCTCACAGGAGAGCGCCGCCGCTACGGTGTGGGGTCGAGGTTCTGAGGAAGCGTCGCGCCGCAGTTCAGTCGGCCTTGGCGGCGACTTTCTCGTCCGCCTCGGCTTCGGTCATCTCGGATGTGATCGCGTTTGCCATCGCGAATACTGCTGCTTTGTGGTCGGTTTTCGATTTATGAATAGAAGTCGGTCGTACGCCGAGAGACTCGTATTCGTCGAAGTCGATTTCCGTGCTGTTCTCCGCCTCGAAGTAGTTCCCGACCTCCGCGAGCAGCCCGTGAAGGTGGATGAGTTCCTGCTTCTTCATAACCAAACGACGCTAACAGTTGCAGGGTTATAGTATTATCTTGAGTCCCGTTAACACGGAGTACGCATTACTCCTCTCGATACCGCCGTAATCGCAGGTGATAGGCAGTAACACGGTATTGGACTATTGTTGCACACAGTTGTATTCGTTTCATGGGGAAATGCAAGCTTGGTCGGGCGTAACGCCCGTTCCGTTCGGATTCGGTGCAAGTCTGAAAAGTTTTTATCGGATTGCACTCGTTGGACCATCTATGGAAGGTTACGACGACCACCTCGAACGGGCGATGGACGAGACTCCCGACATCGAGGAGGGCGGCGACCGCTTCGACGTGCCCGACGCCGACGTGCGTCAAGAGGGCAACGTCACCGTCTACGAGAACTTCCAAGACACGCTCGACGTACTCGGCCGCGACGAGGAGCGCGTGCTGAAATTCCTCCAAGACGAATTAGGGACCAGCGCGCACATAGACGAGAGCGGCCGCGCGCGCCTGACCGGCGAGTTCGGCCAGCGGCGCATCGACGAGGCCATCGACGAGTACGCCGACGAGTTCGTCGTCTGTCCGGAGTGCGGTCTGCCCGACACGCAACTCGAACGAGAACAGGGCGCGCTGTTGTTGCGGTGCGAGGCGTGCGGTGCCCGCTCCGCGACCAGCGACTGACTACTTGAACTGCTTGAGCGTCTCCAAGTCCCGTTCGGTCCGCGTGAACTCCGACATCCGCCGCGAGGCGTGACAGTTCGGGCAGTGGAACGTGTCGGTGGGGTCCGGCAGGTCGTCCGGCGACGCTTCCCAGTCCTTGCCACACTCCGGACAGAGCAACCGCACGTACGTTTCGTTCATACAAAGAACCATGCGCGTGGCTGATAGAAAAAACTTGTCGCGGAGTGCCAACTCGTTGAAACCGCTGGCGTCGTCGTGCCTTCGGTCGTTTTGGCGGTTTCGAACCATCAGCCAGTACGGCTAAGGACGTTCTCGCGCAACCTCCTCGCGGGGGTTTCGAACATGGCTAATCCACACGAGGAACGGCGACGGCGCGACGCGGCGGACGAGGACGAACTACACGAGAGCCGAGAAACTCGTCACCAGAGTTGGACGGAGTTGGACGAGGACCGAAGCG is a window encoding:
- a CDS encoding UPF0058 family protein, which produces MKKQELIHLHGLLAEVGNYFEAENSTEIDFDEYESLGVRPTSIHKSKTDHKAAVFAMANAITSEMTEAEADEKVAAKAD
- a CDS encoding DUF7836 family putative zinc-binding protein; the encoded protein is MNETYVRLLCPECGKDWEASPDDLPDPTDTFHCPNCHASRRMSEFTRTERDLETLKQFK
- a CDS encoding DUF555 domain-containing protein — encoded protein: MNCRVVVEAAVPVYDVETPDEAVRIAISKTGELLNPDLNYVEINMGERSCPHCGEELEPAFIAADESLVALELEMTVFNVEREEHASRIARKEIGQRLENIPLTVLEVEVIEEDDDEESEAETDDGDDESEVETSDRDEDDEVLPEFEDLIE
- a CDS encoding translation initiation factor IF-2 subunit beta, translating into MEGYDDHLERAMDETPDIEEGGDRFDVPDADVRQEGNVTVYENFQDTLDVLGRDEERVLKFLQDELGTSAHIDESGRARLTGEFGQRRIDEAIDEYADEFVVCPECGLPDTQLEREQGALLLRCEACGARSATSD